The following DNA comes from Ruficoccus amylovorans.
TAAAATCAGCACGGTTCTCAACACTGTCTTGACGGCCATCGTATCATGTTTTGGATACAGGCATGGACAGCGACGCGGGCTCCCCGGATGTGGAACAGTTGCGGCGCATCGTCGATGAGCAAAACGGCGTGATTGCGGTTTTACGCGAGCAGGTGGACTGGCTCAAAAAGCAGCTCTTCGGGGCGGGCAAAAGTGAGAAGCTCGACAGCGCTCAACTGCGCTTGCGCCTGGACGACCTGGAGCGCCAACTCGAAGCGGTCGAAAAACAAAGTATCGCTTACGAACGTCGTGCCCCCAAGGCGGGCAAACATGAAACGCCTGCTGAGCGCTTCAAGGACCTGCCGGTGGAGGAGACCGTGGTGATTGAGCCGCCGGAGGTGCAGGCCGAGCCGGAAGCCTTTGAGAAGATCGCCGAAGAAGAGACCCTTGAAGTCGATATCCACCCGCCGAAGCTGTTTAAACGCCGCCTCGTTCGCCCCAGGTATCGCCGCAAGCTTGACCGCTCGCAGCCGCCGGTGGTGGCCCCCGCGCCCAGGCGCGTGATCGACGGCAGCTACGCTTCGGCGGGCCTGTTGGCCTGGATCGTTTTAAGCAAATACGTGCAGCACCAGCCGCTTTACCGCCAGGAAAAAGCCTCGTCCATGTGGGGCGCACCTTTGTCACGAAAAACCATGACAGACTGGGTCGAGGCCGTAGCCGAGTGGCTCAAGCCCATCTACAACTACATGCGAACGGACTTGCTCGCGGGCCCCTACATCCAGGCGGACGAGACGCCGGTGCGCTACTGCGACTCCGACCACAAAAAAGGCAAAACCGAACAGGGCTGGCTCTGGGCCATCTCGCGGCCCGGCGGCGACGTCGTCTTTGACTGGCGGCTCTCTCGCCGACACGGCGAGCTGACGTCATTGCTGGACGGATACACCGGCCTGCTCCAGTCCGATGCCTACGGCGCCTACGAAGACTATGCCTCGGGCAACAAGGACGTCATCGCCCTGGGCTGCATGGCCCACGTCCGGCGCAAGTTTTACGACGCCCTCGCCTCCAACAAACGCGAAGCCACCCTCGTGCTCCGACTCATGGCCAGGCTTTACGAACGCGAGGCCACTTACCGCGAAGAAAACCTCGTCCCCGACGAGCGCAAACGCCGCCGTCAGCGAGAAAATGAGATCACGCTGACCCGCCTGCAAAAGGTCATCTCCCTCGCCAGCCGAAAGGCCCTCCCCAAGTCCGCCCTCGGCAAGGCCTGCGCCTACGCCATCTCCCAGTGGCCCCAGCTCGTTGCCTTCCAAAAACACGGCATCGCCGAGATCGACAACAACCTCATGGAAAATGCCATCCGCCCCTCAGCCCTGGGAAAGAAAAACTTCCTCTTCATCGGACACCCCGAGGCCGGCCAACGATCCGCCATCATCTACTCCATCGTCGTCTCCTGCCAGCGCCACAACATCGAACCCTTCCAATACCTGCGCAACATCCTCTCGCGCCTCCCCAATATGACCAACCAGCACGACATCAGCGCTCTGTCACCTGCCAAATGGTCACCAATAGCAACCCAAGCCTGAATCCAAATCGTAACCAGTGGGAAACCCCAAGGGTTACCAGAGAGAAAAATCCACCCTCACAAAGGCAACTCAAGCAGGACACACTCCGGACGCTTACGTTTCAACACACCCAAACCCTCTTGCAATAAAAGCGGCAGCCAAAGTGCTACTCCAACTGCACGCAGGCTTGCTCGACCATGTTCCAACGACCACGGGCCAAGCTCTGATCAAGGAAGACCTGAATCGTTCCATCTCACCGGCAAGGACGACCTCCGCCATGCCCCCGAGACAAAAGCCCGCAAGCCCGCTGCGACGGTAACGCTAAAACCGACTTTGCACCGCCGCGCGAGAGCGCCCCACGAAGGCCGCGATATGCTCAACGCCGTTCTCAACAAGGAAGCCTCGCTTCAAGACTATCAGACGCTCCTTCCCCCAACTACTCTGAACCGTCGCAAGACGCTCACTCGATCCCGGTCAGCCAGTGTCCCAAATGATCCCCGTCTGCGTGAACCATTCGTTGAAGTAGCGTAACTTGAACATGATAATTCTGATAAAACTGCGACCGGGCTGTGTGGCACATCTGTCTGCCTTTAGATAGTCGTCCCTGAAAAAGCCTCCCTCAAACGGCGCTTTTGATTTTGAGGGGTTGGTTGGTGTCTGGGTACAGGAGGGCCGCCCATCGGATGAGGGTATGCCAAAGGGTGTTTAACCACAGTTTGAGGTTCCAGGCGGCGGATGCGAGGGTGAGGTTGATGGCGGAGCCAGCGGGGCTCCCTTGCGGAAGCAGCGGATGAGGC
Coding sequences within:
- the tnpC gene encoding IS66 family transposase, which codes for MDSDAGSPDVEQLRRIVDEQNGVIAVLREQVDWLKKQLFGAGKSEKLDSAQLRLRLDDLERQLEAVEKQSIAYERRAPKAGKHETPAERFKDLPVEETVVIEPPEVQAEPEAFEKIAEEETLEVDIHPPKLFKRRLVRPRYRRKLDRSQPPVVAPAPRRVIDGSYASAGLLAWIVLSKYVQHQPLYRQEKASSMWGAPLSRKTMTDWVEAVAEWLKPIYNYMRTDLLAGPYIQADETPVRYCDSDHKKGKTEQGWLWAISRPGGDVVFDWRLSRRHGELTSLLDGYTGLLQSDAYGAYEDYASGNKDVIALGCMAHVRRKFYDALASNKREATLVLRLMARLYEREATYREENLVPDERKRRRQRENEITLTRLQKVISLASRKALPKSALGKACAYAISQWPQLVAFQKHGIAEIDNNLMENAIRPSALGKKNFLFIGHPEAGQRSAIIYSIVVSCQRHNIEPFQYLRNILSRLPNMTNQHDISALSPAKWSPIATQA